The proteins below are encoded in one region of Winogradskyella helgolandensis:
- a CDS encoding bifunctional aconitate hydratase 2/2-methylisocitrate dehydratase, which translates to MSIYQDYLKQIEERKDQGLHPQPIDGAELLSKIIEQIKDVDNEYRDDSLNFFIYNVLPGTTSAAGVKAKFLKEIILGESLVEEITPAFALEQLSHMKGGPSVEVLLDIALGDDMAIAEEAAKVLKTQVFLYEADTERLENAFKAGNTIATDIIKSYAQAEFFTKLPDVEEEIEVVTYIAGVGDISTDLLSPGADAHSRSDRELHGQCMFEHNKDMQNELLALKEQHPDKRVMLIAEKGTMGVGSSRMSGVNNVALWTGVPFSKYVPFINFAPVIAGTNGIAPIFLTTVSVTGGIGIDLKNWVSQKDAEGKTIVDKDGEPILKQTYSVDTGTVLTINTKTKKLYKDGEELKDISTALTPPKMEFIKAGGSYAVVFGKKLQTLACKILGIDIPQVYATSKEVSIEGQGLTAVEKIFNKNAVGTTPGKTLHAGSNVRVEVNIVGSQDTTGLMTSQELEMMAATVISPIVDGAYQSGCHTASVWDDKSKANIPRLMSFMNDFGLITGRDPKGKYFPMTDVIHKVLNDITVGDWDIIIGGDSHTRMSKGVAFGADSGTVALALATGEATMPIPESVKVTFKGQMKSYMDFRDVVHATQQQMLKQFGGENVFQGRIIEVHIGTLTADEAFTFTDWTAEMKAKASICISEDDTLIESLEIAKGRIQIMIDKGMDNAKQVLKGLVDKAETRITELKTGIKPALRPDANAKYHAEVIIDLDEISEPMIADPDVNNDDVSKRYTHDNIRPLSYYGGTKKVDLGFVGSCMVHKGDMKILAQMLKNIEAQHGKVEFKAPLVVAPPTYNIVDELKAEGDWEVLVKYSGFEFDDNAPKGLARTKYENMLYLERPGCNLCMGNQEKAEPGDTVMATSTRLFQGRVVKDSGEKKGESLLSSTPVVVLSTILGRTPTLAEYEAAVDGIVLTKFKPSTKQLVG; encoded by the coding sequence ATGAGTATTTATCAAGATTACCTTAAGCAGATAGAAGAACGAAAAGATCAAGGACTTCATCCACAACCAATAGATGGTGCTGAATTATTAAGTAAAATAATTGAGCAGATTAAAGATGTAGATAATGAGTATAGAGATGATTCTCTTAACTTTTTTATCTATAATGTGTTACCAGGTACAACAAGTGCTGCTGGTGTGAAGGCTAAATTCTTAAAAGAAATTATTTTAGGAGAATCGCTGGTAGAAGAAATTACTCCAGCTTTTGCCTTAGAACAATTATCTCATATGAAGGGTGGACCTTCGGTTGAAGTATTATTAGATATCGCTTTAGGTGACGATATGGCTATAGCAGAAGAGGCTGCTAAGGTGTTAAAAACACAAGTGTTTTTATACGAAGCAGATACAGAGCGTTTAGAAAATGCTTTTAAAGCAGGAAACACTATCGCAACTGATATTATTAAGAGTTACGCACAAGCCGAATTCTTTACAAAGTTACCAGATGTAGAAGAAGAGATTGAAGTGGTAACTTATATTGCTGGTGTTGGTGATATTTCTACAGATTTATTATCTCCTGGTGCAGACGCACACTCAAGATCAGATAGAGAGTTACATGGTCAGTGTATGTTTGAGCATAATAAAGATATGCAAAATGAATTGTTGGCTTTAAAAGAGCAGCATCCAGATAAGCGTGTAATGTTAATCGCGGAAAAAGGAACCATGGGAGTTGGGTCTTCAAGAATGTCAGGTGTAAATAATGTTGCATTATGGACAGGAGTTCCTTTTAGTAAATATGTGCCTTTTATAAATTTTGCTCCAGTTATTGCTGGTACAAATGGCATTGCACCGATTTTCTTAACAACAGTAAGTGTAACTGGAGGTATTGGTATTGATTTAAAAAACTGGGTTTCACAAAAAGATGCGGAAGGCAAAACCATTGTAGATAAAGATGGTGAACCAATTTTAAAGCAAACGTATTCGGTTGATACAGGTACAGTATTAACCATTAATACGAAGACTAAAAAATTATACAAAGACGGTGAAGAATTAAAAGATATTTCTACGGCATTAACGCCACCAAAAATGGAGTTTATTAAAGCAGGTGGTTCTTATGCTGTTGTATTTGGTAAAAAATTACAAACATTAGCTTGTAAAATATTAGGTATAGATATTCCTCAGGTATATGCAACTTCAAAAGAAGTATCTATAGAAGGACAAGGTTTAACAGCTGTTGAAAAAATATTCAATAAAAATGCTGTAGGGACTACACCTGGCAAAACCTTACATGCAGGTTCTAATGTTAGAGTAGAAGTAAATATAGTAGGGTCTCAAGATACGACTGGTTTAATGACGTCTCAAGAATTAGAGATGATGGCAGCGACCGTTATTTCTCCAATTGTAGATGGAGCGTACCAATCGGGTTGTCATACAGCCTCTGTTTGGGATGATAAGTCTAAAGCTAATATCCCTAGATTAATGAGTTTTATGAACGACTTTGGTTTAATTACTGGTCGTGATCCTAAAGGGAAATATTTCCCAATGACAGATGTTATTCATAAAGTACTTAACGATATTACTGTTGGTGATTGGGATATTATAATCGGTGGAGATTCACACACACGTATGTCTAAAGGTGTTGCATTTGGAGCCGATTCAGGAACCGTTGCTTTAGCATTGGCTACTGGTGAAGCTACTATGCCAATTCCAGAATCGGTAAAAGTGACGTTTAAAGGTCAGATGAAATCTTACATGGATTTCCGTGATGTGGTTCACGCTACACAACAGCAAATGTTGAAGCAATTTGGTGGCGAGAATGTATTCCAAGGTAGAATCATTGAAGTTCATATTGGTACACTTACTGCCGATGAAGCCTTTACTTTTACAGATTGGACTGCAGAGATGAAAGCTAAGGCGTCTATCTGTATTTCGGAAGATGATACGTTGATTGAATCTTTAGAGATTGCAAAAGGTCGTATCCAAATCATGATTGATAAAGGAATGGACAATGCAAAACAAGTACTTAAAGGGCTTGTAGATAAAGCAGAAACTAGAATTACAGAACTTAAAACAGGTATTAAACCAGCTTTAAGACCAGATGCTAATGCGAAGTATCATGCAGAAGTTATTATTGATTTAGATGAAATTTCTGAACCGATGATTGCGGATCCTGATGTAAATAATGACGATGTTTCAAAACGTTATACACACGATAACATTAGACCATTATCTTACTATGGAGGTACTAAAAAAGTGGACTTAGGTTTCGTTGGTTCTTGTATGGTGCATAAAGGAGATATGAAAATCTTAGCACAAATGTTAAAGAACATTGAAGCGCAACACGGTAAAGTTGAATTTAAAGCGCCATTAGTTGTGGCTCCTCCTACATATAATATTGTAGATGAGTTGAAAGCAGAAGGAGACTGGGAAGTTTTAGTAAAATACTCAGGTTTTGAATTCGATGATAATGCACCAAAAGGATTAGCACGTACTAAATACGAGAACATGTTATACTTAGAGCGTCCAGGATGTAACTTATGTATGGGTAACCAAGAAAAAGCGGAACCAGGAGATACTGTAATGGCTACATCAACACGTTTATTCCAAGGTAGAGTTGTAAAAGATTCTGGTGAGAAAAAAGGAGAGTCATTATTATCGTCTACTCCAGTTGTTGTATTATCTACAATTTTAGGTAGAACACCAACACTTGCAGAATATGAAGCTGCGGTGGATGGTATTGTTTTAACGAAGTTTAAGCCTTCAACAAAGCAATTAGTGGGATAA
- a CDS encoding AAA family ATPase has product MSDVAIIENFVKKYEALKQEVAKVIIGQDEVVDQILISIFSGGHSLLIGVPGLAKTLMVNTIAQALGLNFKRIQFTPDLMPSDILGSEILDENRQFKFIKGPIFSNIVLADEINRTPPKTQAALLEAMQERSVTVAGHQYKLDLPYFVLATQNPIEQEGTYPLPEAQLDRFMFAINLEYPSFQEEVDVVKATTTDVQKTVNSLFTAQEIIDFQNVIRRIPVADNVIEYAVTLVGKTRPKENSAADIVKEFVDWGAGPRASQNLILAAKTHAATNGKFSPDIENVQAVATGILRHRIIKNYKAEAEGVSDEKIIQSLF; this is encoded by the coding sequence ATGTCTGATGTTGCCATAATTGAAAATTTTGTAAAGAAATATGAGGCACTAAAACAAGAAGTGGCTAAGGTTATTATTGGTCAGGATGAAGTGGTGGATCAAATCCTAATTTCTATCTTTTCTGGTGGTCACTCACTTTTAATAGGAGTTCCTGGTTTGGCAAAAACCTTAATGGTGAATACCATTGCCCAAGCTTTAGGTTTAAACTTTAAACGTATTCAGTTTACTCCAGATTTAATGCCAAGTGATATTCTTGGTAGTGAAATCTTAGATGAAAACAGACAGTTTAAATTTATAAAAGGACCAATCTTTTCAAATATTGTTTTAGCAGATGAGATTAACAGAACACCACCAAAAACGCAAGCCGCTTTACTAGAAGCTATGCAAGAGCGTTCGGTTACTGTCGCTGGTCATCAATATAAATTAGATTTACCTTATTTTGTATTGGCAACACAAAACCCAATAGAACAAGAAGGAACCTATCCGTTGCCAGAAGCGCAATTAGACCGTTTTATGTTTGCTATTAATTTAGAATACCCTTCGTTTCAAGAAGAAGTAGATGTTGTAAAAGCAACAACAACAGATGTTCAAAAGACGGTAAATTCGTTATTCACAGCGCAAGAAATTATTGATTTTCAGAACGTTATTCGTCGTATTCCAGTTGCAGATAATGTTATAGAATACGCGGTGACTTTAGTCGGTAAAACCAGACCGAAAGAAAATTCTGCTGCAGATATTGTAAAAGAGTTTGTAGATTGGGGAGCAGGACCAAGAGCTTCTCAGAATTTAATTTTGGCTGCAAAAACACATGCCGCTACAAATGGTAAGTTTTCTCCAGATATTGAAAACGTTCAAGCCGTTGCCACCGGAATTCTTAGGCATAGAATTATTAAGAACTACAAAGCAGAGGCCGAAGGCGTTAGTGATGAGAAGATTATTCAGAGTTTATTTTAA
- a CDS encoding peptidylprolyl isomerase, whose translation MILQTMLLNKINSKLIIKATLLVGFISFNFSNAQEIIEEEAPQVVQTKDTLVNKTRIKADGVAAVVGDFIILESDLDREIAQLEAQGADLKDVTRCELFGSLLESKLYAHQAIQDSVIVNELYIKSRTEQQIQGILAQTKGDMQGLLDFYKKDSEQALRDEMDEINKNGYLAQEMRTKVTGDIEVTPEEVRTFFNDIPKDERPIFGTELKLAQIVIIPEVTEESKQEVIDKLKGFKKDIEENGSSFTTKVLFYTEDSASKSTGGKYTLNRNQPRMVKEFRDVAFSMQEGEISEPFETDFGYHIIYLEKIRGQEYDVRHILIRPDLTQEAIKKAKDEIDEVRAKIADGTLTFADAAREFSDEKETKYEGGQMTNPVTQDFNFELTRIEPELYAQIQNLKDGEISEVLQDEDRVNRIKFKILTVTDRIDDHEADFAKDYLKIKELALQDKQVDAIAKWQKKTIADTYIKVNGEYKACDFQSNWLKK comes from the coding sequence ATGATATTACAAACGATGCTATTAAACAAAATAAATTCCAAACTTATAATTAAAGCAACCCTTTTGGTTGGCTTTATATCTTTCAACTTTAGCAATGCTCAAGAAATCATTGAGGAGGAAGCACCACAAGTTGTACAAACAAAAGATACACTTGTAAATAAAACAAGAATTAAAGCCGATGGTGTTGCCGCTGTTGTTGGTGACTTTATAATTCTAGAATCTGATTTAGATAGAGAAATAGCACAACTAGAAGCACAAGGGGCCGACTTAAAGGATGTAACACGATGCGAACTTTTTGGAAGTTTACTAGAAAGTAAATTATATGCTCATCAAGCGATTCAAGATAGTGTTATTGTTAACGAGCTTTATATTAAGTCGCGTACAGAACAGCAAATACAAGGTATTTTGGCTCAAACCAAAGGAGATATGCAAGGGTTGTTAGATTTTTATAAAAAAGATTCTGAGCAAGCCTTACGCGATGAAATGGACGAGATTAATAAAAATGGCTATCTCGCACAAGAAATGCGAACTAAAGTTACTGGTGATATTGAAGTAACACCAGAAGAGGTTCGTACATTCTTTAATGATATTCCAAAGGATGAACGTCCAATATTTGGAACCGAACTTAAGTTGGCTCAAATTGTAATTATTCCAGAGGTTACGGAAGAATCCAAACAAGAGGTAATAGACAAATTAAAAGGATTTAAAAAAGATATTGAAGAGAATGGATCTAGCTTTACAACAAAAGTATTGTTTTATACCGAAGATTCGGCTTCTAAATCTACAGGTGGAAAATATACGTTAAATAGAAATCAGCCAAGAATGGTAAAAGAGTTTAGAGATGTTGCTTTCTCAATGCAGGAAGGTGAGATTTCAGAACCATTTGAAACCGATTTTGGATATCATATTATTTATTTGGAAAAAATTAGAGGTCAAGAATATGATGTGAGACACATTTTAATTCGTCCTGATTTAACACAAGAAGCTATTAAAAAAGCTAAAGACGAAATTGACGAGGTTAGAGCAAAAATTGCAGATGGAACTTTAACTTTTGCTGATGCAGCAAGAGAGTTTAGTGATGAAAAAGAAACAAAATACGAAGGTGGTCAAATGACGAACCCAGTAACACAAGATTTTAATTTTGAATTAACGAGAATAGAACCAGAATTGTATGCTCAAATTCAAAACTTAAAAGATGGTGAGATTAGTGAAGTTTTACAAGATGAAGATCGTGTGAATAGAATAAAGTTTAAGATTTTAACCGTTACAGATCGTATAGATGATCATGAAGCAGATTTCGCAAAAGATTATTTAAAGATTAAAGAATTAGCATTACAAGACAAGCAAGTTGATGCTATTGCGAAATGGCAAAAAAAGACCATTGCCGACACTTACATTAAGGTAAATGGTGAGTATAAAGCGTGTGATTTTCAAAGTAACTGGTTAAAAAAATAA
- a CDS encoding peptidyl-prolyl cis-trans isomerase, which yields MKHFLYIFSICLLFTSCDFFKKSDGQNPIARVNESFLYKEDIKDVVPKGTSKQDSTLMVNAYINRWARRLLLMDGALVNLSEEKQNEFSKLVEQYKNDLYTKAYLEGLVKKNIDSVVQRETAQLFYDNNIESFKLNDDLIQFRYISLPLNPVNLDTIKKRFQRFESKDKMYLDSISVQFRSYSLNDSLWLKLNRVAEKIPIINNSNKNELLKKTNFLQLKDSLNLYLMLVNDVRLQNDYAPLDYVKSSIKKIVINKRKLELIKQLENDITNDAIKQNKFQTYN from the coding sequence TTGAAACATTTCTTATATATATTCAGTATTTGTTTACTTTTTACGAGCTGCGATTTTTTTAAAAAGTCTGATGGTCAAAACCCAATAGCCAGAGTTAATGAGAGTTTTCTGTATAAAGAAGATATTAAAGATGTGGTTCCAAAAGGCACGTCCAAACAAGATAGTACGTTAATGGTAAACGCTTATATTAATCGTTGGGCGAGACGCTTGCTTTTAATGGATGGTGCATTAGTAAATCTTTCTGAAGAGAAGCAGAATGAATTCTCTAAATTAGTAGAGCAGTATAAAAATGATTTATATACTAAAGCATATTTGGAAGGCTTGGTTAAAAAGAATATAGATTCTGTAGTGCAGCGTGAAACAGCACAGTTATTCTACGATAATAATATAGAGTCCTTTAAACTGAATGACGACTTAATTCAGTTTAGATATATCAGTTTACCATTAAACCCCGTAAATTTAGATACCATAAAAAAGCGTTTTCAACGTTTTGAATCTAAAGACAAAATGTATTTAGATTCTATTTCTGTTCAGTTTAGGTCGTATTCTTTAAATGATTCACTTTGGTTGAAATTAAATCGGGTAGCAGAAAAAATTCCTATTATCAATAACTCCAACAAAAATGAACTGTTAAAAAAAACTAATTTCTTACAGCTCAAAGATTCATTAAACCTATATTTGATGTTAGTAAACGACGTAAGACTTCAAAACGACTATGCTCCGTTGGATTATGTGAAATCGTCTATTAAAAAAATTGTTATAAACAAGAGAAAATTAGAGCTCATTAAGCAACTCGAAAATGATATTACAAACGATGCTATTAAACAAAATAAATTCCAAACTTATAATTAA
- a CDS encoding peptidylprolyl isomerase: MKLIIKCLFLVFFALNFSFSQDNDAVLLEVDGEPIMASEFLRVYNKNLDLVQDESQKDVDGYLKLFTEYQLKLKEAKRLKLDEDKNYQREFSRYKKQLISNYISENKVTDALVNEAYNRSNIDIDASHILVRLDASAKDTINAYNEVLALRNRALEEGFDKVKAEMHNGNTIFVEDLGYFSAFKMVYDFETAAYNTKAGEISMPFRTQFGYHVVKVNDRRESRGTVTVAHIMVNLNTQDSLVDSEGRINDIYKKLMQGESFDALAKQFSEDKSSAREGGRIAPFKSGQLSSSEFEDVAFGLEKDGDVSKPFKSAYGWHIVKRINLKPIEPLENVKDAFESKVKRDSRSKLIQEALIKKLTDRYNVTYNAESKAYFTSILTNDFYSRKWSLPADFKTTETLFSINNKAFTYEEFGKHLTNAQRIYSVNTTPFSAIIDKEFNSFFEKSILQYREDNLEVENLEYANILKEYRDGLLLFDLMEKEVWNKASKDSIGIESYYVKNKSDYQWTERIEVVMASSANKSKMKKIHKMMKKGESEDAIENELNTSDKQNVIFTKGTYTLDNPILPSNLEAKKGISDIYEHNESYHVIDIVAVLPAGQKTLDEAKGNVINDYQAQIETNWINDLYERFNIEVNQETLKTIKAKIGN, translated from the coding sequence ATGAAACTTATTATTAAATGTTTGTTTTTAGTGTTTTTCGCACTAAATTTTTCTTTTTCACAAGATAATGATGCCGTACTTCTAGAGGTTGATGGAGAACCAATTATGGCTTCGGAGTTTTTAAGAGTTTACAACAAAAATTTAGATTTAGTTCAAGATGAAAGTCAAAAGGATGTAGATGGTTATTTGAAATTATTTACAGAATATCAACTCAAATTAAAGGAAGCAAAACGTTTAAAGCTAGACGAAGACAAAAACTACCAACGTGAGTTCTCTAGATATAAGAAACAGTTAATTAGTAATTATATTTCAGAGAATAAAGTCACTGACGCTTTAGTGAATGAAGCATATAACCGAAGTAATATAGATATTGATGCGTCTCATATTTTAGTGCGATTAGATGCGTCTGCAAAAGATACTATAAATGCTTATAATGAAGTGTTAGCTCTAAGAAACCGTGCATTGGAAGAGGGTTTTGATAAGGTGAAAGCAGAAATGCATAACGGAAATACCATCTTTGTTGAAGATTTAGGTTATTTCTCAGCGTTTAAAATGGTATACGATTTTGAAACTGCAGCGTACAATACGAAAGCTGGTGAAATTTCAATGCCATTTAGAACACAGTTTGGTTACCATGTTGTAAAAGTAAATGATAGACGTGAATCTAGAGGTACAGTCACTGTTGCACATATCATGGTGAATTTAAACACTCAGGATTCTCTTGTTGATTCTGAAGGCAGAATAAATGACATTTATAAAAAACTAATGCAAGGTGAAAGTTTTGATGCTTTAGCGAAACAATTTTCAGAGGATAAAAGTTCTGCAAGAGAAGGTGGAAGAATAGCACCTTTTAAAAGTGGTCAGTTAAGTTCTTCAGAATTTGAAGATGTCGCTTTTGGTTTAGAAAAAGATGGAGATGTAAGCAAGCCATTTAAATCTGCTTATGGTTGGCATATTGTAAAACGTATTAATCTTAAACCAATAGAACCGTTAGAAAATGTAAAAGATGCTTTTGAGTCTAAGGTAAAAAGAGACTCAAGATCTAAATTGATTCAAGAAGCTTTAATAAAAAAACTTACAGATAGATATAACGTAACATATAACGCGGAGTCAAAGGCTTATTTTACGTCTATACTTACTAATGATTTTTATAGTCGTAAGTGGAGCTTACCAGCAGATTTTAAGACGACTGAAACTTTGTTTTCTATAAATAATAAAGCGTTTACTTATGAGGAATTTGGAAAGCATTTAACAAATGCACAACGTATTTATTCTGTAAATACAACTCCTTTCTCTGCGATTATAGATAAAGAGTTTAATAGCTTTTTTGAAAAATCAATTCTTCAATACCGAGAAGATAATTTAGAAGTTGAAAACTTAGAATATGCTAATATCTTAAAAGAGTATAGAGATGGCTTATTGTTATTTGACTTAATGGAAAAAGAGGTTTGGAATAAAGCTTCTAAAGATTCAATAGGGATTGAATCGTATTACGTTAAAAATAAATCGGATTATCAATGGACTGAACGGATTGAAGTGGTTATGGCATCGTCTGCAAATAAATCCAAAATGAAGAAAATCCATAAAATGATGAAAAAAGGAGAGTCTGAAGATGCTATTGAAAATGAATTAAACACTAGCGATAAGCAAAACGTTATCTTTACAAAAGGGACTTATACCTTAGATAATCCTATTCTACCTTCAAATCTCGAAGCTAAAAAAGGTATTTCAGATATCTATGAACATAACGAATCATACCATGTTATTGATATTGTTGCCGTTTTGCCAGCCGGACAAAAAACGTTAGACGAAGCCAAAGGCAATGTTATTAATGATTACCAAGCCCAAATAGAGACTAATTGGATTAATGATTTGTACGAGCGCTTCAACATAGAAGTAAACCAAGAAACACTCAAAACCATTAAAGCTAAAATCGGAAACTAA
- a CDS encoding SRPBCC family protein gives MEYTSQILIKKSISEVIKKYNSTANLKHWQEGLVSTEHISGNPSEIGAKMKLIFSFGKRKMEVIETVTKQEFPNELHVTYTSNGVRNIQENYFKVIENDATQWVSKTECQPTSFKMSLMLFLMPSVFKKQTEIYMSNFKNFVEQGTSIS, from the coding sequence ATGGAGTACACCTCTCAAATATTAATTAAGAAATCCATTTCAGAAGTTATCAAAAAATATAATTCTACTGCCAACTTAAAACATTGGCAAGAAGGATTGGTGAGTACAGAACATATTTCTGGAAATCCTAGTGAGATTGGTGCAAAAATGAAATTAATATTTAGTTTTGGAAAACGTAAAATGGAAGTCATAGAAACGGTTACAAAACAAGAGTTCCCAAATGAGTTACACGTTACTTATACTTCAAATGGTGTTCGTAATATTCAAGAGAACTATTTTAAAGTTATAGAAAACGACGCTACTCAATGGGTTTCTAAAACAGAATGTCAGCCTACAAGTTTTAAAATGAGCTTAATGTTATTTCTAATGCCTAGTGTGTTTAAGAAACAGACCGAAATTTATATGAGTAATTTTAAAAATTTTGTTGAACAAGGCACTTCTATTAGTTAA